A window from Fusarium musae strain F31 chromosome 8, whole genome shotgun sequence encodes these proteins:
- a CDS encoding hypothetical protein (EggNog:ENOG41) — protein MEKYSQFRDRATGIAPFLPVSTPVSALATFSHAALFLFRLPFFVAYFLGYFLFFHFLPLPVIFRKVALWGLMAIPGIWWIDLQLDGVKRGTLADQPRERFPHPGSVIAANFSSPIDAIYLAAIFDPIFTISYPNTRKVQRVSLLSAVLAALSPVQTGPPKNAKLVEIKDLLDSNPGQVIAVFPECGTTNGKAILPFSPSILQTPADIHIFPVSIRYTPSDITTPVPGKWFRFLWDLLSRPTTCIRVRIAEGQINTSVAKTNGVTPSSSELRNRGDASSGVSPDEQRVLDRVGEALARLSRVKRVGLTMKDKAAFVDALSGKK, from the exons ATGGAAAAATACAGCCAATTCCGCGACAGAG CAACGGGCATTGCGCCGTTTCTTCCCGTTTCGACGCCCGTATCAGCGCTCGCGACTTTCTCACACGCcgctcttttcctcttccgcCTCCCATTCTTCGTCGCTTACTTCCTCGGctacttcctcttcttccacttcctcCCTCTGCCAGTTATCTTTCGAAAGGTCGCACTATGGGGGTTGATGGCCATACCGGGGATATGGTGGATTGACCTTCAGCTCGACGGTGTCAAACGTGGCACCCTCGCCGACCAACCCCGCGAGCGTTTCCCGCACCCTGGCTCAGTTATCGCTGCCAATTTTTCGAGCCCTATCGATGCTATCTACCTCGCTGCTATCTTCGACCCGATCTTTACCATTTCGTATCCCAATACTCGCAAGGTGCAGCGTGTGAGCTTGCTGAGTGCAGTTCTGGCAGCTCTCTCGCCTGTGCAGACTGGCCCCCCTAAAAATGCGAAACTCGTCGAGATCAAGGACCTTTTGGACAGCAACCCGGGACAGGTCATTGCTGTTTTCCCCGAATGTGGTACCACCAATGGCAAGGCTATTCTGCCTTTCAGCCCTAGCATCCTTCAAACACCAGCCGACATCCATATCTTCCCTGTCAGCATTCGATACACGCCCTCCGACATTACGACACCCGTGCCTGGAAAGTGGTTCCGCTTCTTGTGGGATCTCCTCTCTCGACCTACGACATGCATTCGTGTGCGCATTGCTGAAGGCCAGATCAACACCTCTGTCGCAAAGACTAACGGTGTAACACCTTCATCGTCCGAGCTACGCAACCGCGGTGATGCTAGCTCCGGCGTTTCCCCAGACGAGCAACGTGTTCTCGATCGAGTAGGCGAGGCACTCGCCAGGCTAAGCCGCGTCAAGCGGGTTGGCCTTACAATGAAGGATAAGGCAGCCTTCGTGGACGCTTTGAGCGGAAAGAAATAA
- a CDS encoding hypothetical protein (EggNog:ENOG41): MEENPTFRSSKISRLPAPSMSMSIGAGGAGLTEWSESQHNARIASTASSLSALKNLKREIPQPASQSDPKRKPLSDRALEYPPKPASHVPAAAGIRSNMRPQSLAGMSSGLKQPSATQSRYGASSNVFSRNQAARNGAPTATSRVNGVNGVNGVNGRPGHARSKSQAPRPRTAHALREEDRYEAPTNNAWDVDGRVVDMESQFKELKEMVNTTLSERKGQDDALELAKKRVQELEGDREKLDVRNDALKSDLDAAREEGRQIRHEMEKQKWEYQRQVDDLERKHRERIDDMSRQHRTAVDELRRELDRLKEQETKDHEQKIESLTRIYHQELAEERQKKDREIQELRLRMGNEHQDMGMAIQKKDRELQEVNSQVEGLRGDLERERTLKNSLQTNIAELSAANTTLEAKINSLKSHVEFLESDSKAQSDSFASMEARLQEALRIAEEAQHKLIKEETERRVLFNKYQELKGNIRVMCRVRPALGNGEGEEAKMLFPDDKTSAEIVLAGPEEKSSLGQITRKNYPFEFDRVFVPGTQNQEIFGEISQLVQSALDGYNVCIFCYGQTGSGKTHTMSSNDGMIPRATHMIYDTITKLKEKSWEYTMEGSFVEVYNEELNDLLTPNERSAKRLEIRHDEARKQTTITNCTSVRLDSPSSVETMLEEAQNNRSVAATKANERSSRSHSIFILKLIGENSATGERCEGTLNLVDLAGSERLKHSQAEGDRMKETQNINKSLSCLGDVIEALGRGSGHIPYRNSKLTHLLQYSLGGNSKTLMFVMVSPLEQHLKETLTSLRFATKVHNTHIGTAKATKKVRDST, encoded by the exons ATGGAGGAGAATCCG ACATTTAGGAGCTCCAAGATTAGTCGACTGCCGGCACcgtcgatgtcgatgtcaATAGGGGCTGGAGGGGCTGGGCTCACGGAATGGAGCGAATCGCAACATAATGCCCGCATTGCATCGACGGCAAGTTCGTTGTCGGCTCTGAAGAATCTGAAGCGAGAGATTCCTCAGCCAG CATCGCAATCTGACCCGAAGCGCAAACCTCTTTCTGATCGCGCCCTCGAATATCCTCCAAAGCCAGCCTCACATGTTCCCGCCGCAGCTGGTATCAGATCAAATATGAGGCCTCAGAGCCTGGCTGGAATGTCCTCTGGG CTCAAGCAACCCTCGGCCACCCAGTCACGATACGGCGCATCTTCAAATGTCTTTAGCAGAAACCAGGCCGCACGAAACGGTGCCCCGACAGCCACATCACGAGTCAATGGAGTGAACGGCGTCAATGGCGTCAACGGACGTCCTGGCCATGCCCGATCCAAGAGTCAAGCGCCTCGGCCGCGTACGGCCCATGCTCTCCGTGAAGAAGACCGATACGAAGCCCCAACCAACAATG CCTGGGACGTCGATGGTCGAGTAGTTGATATGGAGTCTCAATTCaaagagctcaaggagatggTGAATACTACACTGAGCGAACGAAAGGGACAAGACGATGCTCTTGAACTTGCCAAGAAGCGAG TGCAAGAGTTGGAGGGTGACAGAGAGAAACTTGACGTGAGGAACGACGCACTCAAGTCCGATCTTGACGCagcaagagaagagggacGCCAAATTCGACATGAGATGGAGAAACAGAAGTGGGAATACCAACGACAAGTGGATGACCTGGAACGAAAGCACCGAGAAAGGATTGACGATATGTCAAGGCAACATCGAACCGCAGTCGACGAGCTTCGAAGGGAACTGGACCGATTGAAAGAGCAAGAGACGAAAGACCACGAGCAAAAGATCGAAAGCCTAACTAGAATTTACCATCAAGAGCTAGCTGAAGAGCGACAGAAGAAGGACCGCGAAATCCAGGAACTACGACTCCGGATGGGCAATGAGCACCAAGACATGGGAATGGCCATCCAGAAGAAGGATCGGGAACTTCAAGAAGTCAACTCTCAAGTGGAAGGCCTTCGAGGAGACCTCGAGCGAGAACGTACCCTGAAGAACAGCCTACAAACGAACATCGCCGAGCTTTCAGCAGCTAACACAACCCTcgaagccaagatcaacTCACTAAAATCGCACGTCGAATTTCTGGAATCTGACAGTAAGGCACAATCCGACTCGTTTGCTAGCATGGAAGCGCGtctccaagaagctctgCGCATTGCAGAAGAGGCCCAGCACAAACTCATCAAGGAGGAGACAGAACGCCGAGTGCTGTTCAACAAGTACCAGGAGCTCAAGGGCAACATCCGAGTCATGTGTCGTGTGCGACCTGCACTTGGCAATggtgagggcgaggaggccAAGATGTTGTTCCCTGATGACAAGACATCTGCGGAAATCGTTCTGGCTGGtcctgaggagaagagcagtTTGGGACAGATCACACGAAAGAACTACCCGTTCGAGTTTGATCGCGTCTTCGTTCCTGGCACTCAGAACCAGGAGATCTTTGGCGAAATCTCCCAGCTTGTTCAGAGCGCTCTTGATGGATACAACGTTTGTATCTTCTGTTATGGTCAAACTGGATCCGGAAAGACACACACCATGTCTTCAAACGATGGTATGATCCCTCGTGCCACCCACATGATCTacgacaccatcaccaagctcaaggagaagtcTTGGGAGTACACAATGGAGGGCTCATTCGTTGAGGTGTACAACGAGGAGCTCAACGATTTGTTGACGCCAAATGAGCGATCGGCGAAGAGGCTCGAGATTCGACATGACGAAGCTCGCAAGCAGACAACCATCACAAACTGCACGTCAGTCCGTCTTGACAGCCCGTCAAGTGTGGAGACGATGCTTGAAGAGGCGCAGAATAACCGATCAGTGGCTGCCACCAAAGCCAACGAGCGTTCATCTCGTTCTCacagcatcttcatcctgAAGTTGATCGGAGAGAACTCTGCTACAGGGGAGCGCTGCGAGGGTACGCTTAACCTAGTCGACTTGGCTGGTTCCGAGCGTCTCAAACACTCGCAGGCCGAGGGCGACCGTATGAAGGAGACTcaaaacatcaacaagagTCTCAGctgtcttggtgatgttatTGAGGCCCTTGGTCGAGGTTCAGGACACATTCCATACCGCAACTCCAAGTTGACACACTTGCTGCAGTACAGTTTGGGCGGCAACAGCAAGACGCTGATGTTTGTCATGGTGTCGCCTCTTGAGCAGCATCTGAAGGAAACATTGACGAGTCTTCGATTTGCAACAAAG GTGCACAACACTCATATTGGTACAGCCAAGGCTACCAAGAAGGTTCGCGATTCTACATAG
- a CDS encoding hypothetical protein (EggNog:ENOG41), whose amino-acid sequence MLSRSLLRSRAVGAFPLSARSNGRFFSASALRADDKINKVSANITQPKAQGASQAMLYATGLSEDDMNKAQVGISSVWYEGNPCNMHLMDLSAVVKESVAKAGLIPYRFNTIGVSDGISMGTTGMRYSLQSREIIADSIETVMNGQWYDGNISLPGCDKNMPGVAIAMGRVNRPSIMVYGGTIRPGCTKQGESIDIVSAFQAYGQYITGEITEEQRFDIIRNACPGGGACGGMYTANTMATALETLGLTLPGSSSSPAEDPSKKAECESVGPAIRNILKEDIRPRDIMTRQAFENAMIVTTILGGSTNAVLHLIAIADSVGIKLDIEDFQKVSDRTPFLADLKPSGKWVMADMHKIGGTPALLKFLLKEGIIDGSGITVTGKTMKQNVENMPGFPEDQTIIRPLSNPIKPTGHIQILRGSLAPGGCVGKITGKEGLRFEGKARVYDSEPDFIASLEAGEIKKGEKTVVIIRYDGPKGGPGMPEMLKPSSAIMGAGLGKDVALLTDGRFSGGSHGFIIGHIVPEAMEGGPIALVEDGDTIVIDAETRAIDLVVPEEEVARRRKAWKAPAPRYTKGTLSKYAQLVRNASEGCVTDSGLKN is encoded by the exons ATGCTTTCTAGGTCGTTGTTGAGGTCTAGAGCTGTGGGAGCTTTCCCCCTCTCTGCGAGGAGCAATGG ACGCTTCTTCTCCGCCTCTGCCCTCCGCGCCGatgacaagatcaacaaggtcTCCGCCAACATCACCCAGCCCAAGGCCCAGGGCGCATCCCAGGCTATGCTCTACGCCACTGGTCTCTCAGAGGATGACATGAACAAGGCTCAGGTTGGTATTTCGTCCGTTTGGTACGAGGGAAACCCTTGTAACATGCACCTTATGGACCTCTCCGCCGTCGTCAAGGAGTCCGTCGCCAAGGCTGGTCTTATTCCCTATCGATTCAACACTATTGGTGTCTCTGATGGTATTTCCATGGGTACAACTGGTATGCGATACTCGCTCCAGAGTCGAGAGATTATCGCCGATAGTATTGAAACTGTCATGAATGGTCAGTGGTATGATGGAAACATCAGCTTGCCTGGCTGCGACAAGAACATGCCTGGTGTCGCCATTGCAATGGGCCGTGTCAACCGTCCCAGTATCATGGTCTACGGTGGTACCATTCGTCCTGGCTGCACCAAGCAGGGCGAGTCCATCGATATCGTTTCCGCTTTCCAGGCCTACGGTCAATACATCACAGGCGAGATCACCGAGGAGCAGCGATTCGACATTATCCGAAACGCCTGccctggtggtggtgcctGTGGTGGCATGTACACTGCCAACACCATGGCCACCGCCCTCGAGACTCTTGGTCTCACTCTTCCtggtagcagcagcagccctgCTGAGGATCCTAGCAAGAAGGCTGAGTGCGAGAGCGTTGGACCTGCTATCCGCAACATTCTCAAGGAGGACATTCGACCTCGCGACATCATGACTCGCCAGGCCTTCGAGAACGCCATGATCGTCACAACCATCCTTGGTGGCAGCACCAACGCCGTCCTGCACCTTATCGCCATTGCCGACTCTGTCGGTATTAAGCTCGACATTGAGGACTTCCAGAAGGTTTCCGACCGCACTCCCTTCCTTGCCGACCTGAAGCCCTCCGGAAAGTGGGTCATGGCCGATATGCACAAGATTGGCGGCACTCCcgctcttctcaagttccttcTCAAGGAGGGTATCATTGATGGCTCTGGTATTACCGTTACTGGTAAGACCATGAAGCAGAACGTCGAGAACATGCCCGGCTTCCCTGAGGACCAGACCATCATCCGACCCCTGAGCAACCCTATCAAGCCTACTGGCCACATCCAGATCCTCCGCGGTTCTCTCGCCCCTGGCGGTTGTGTCGGTAAGATCACCGGTAAGGAGGGTCTCCGATTCGAGGGTAAAGCTCGTGTCTATGACTCTGAGCCCGATTTCATTGCCAGTCTCGAGGCtggtgagatcaagaagggtgaGAAGACCGTTGTCATCATCCGATATGACGGTCCCAAGGGTGGTCCCGGTATGcctgagatgttgaagcctTCTTCCGCTATCATGGGTGCCGGTCTCGGAAAGGACGTTGCTCTTCTCACTGACGGTCGCTTCTCTGGTGGTTCCCACGGTTTCATCATTGGTCACATCGTCCCTGAGGCTATGGAAGGTGGCCCCATCGCTCTCGTTGAGGACGGtgacaccatcgtcatcgacgCCGAGACCCGAGCTATCGATCTTGTCGTccctgaggaggaggttgcCCGACGTCGCAAGGCCTGGAAGGCTCCCGCTCCTCGATACACCAAGGGCACACTGAGCAAGTACGCTCAGCTTGTGAGGAACGCCAGTGAGGGCTGTGTCACAGACAGCGGTCTCAAGAACTAA
- the SOD2 gene encoding Superoxide dismutase [Mn], mitochondrial (EggNog:ENOG41) produces the protein MSVDTYSLPALPYAYDALEPSISAQIMELHHSKHHQAYVTNLNAALKNYATATSTNDIAGQIALQSAIKFNGGGHINHSLFWENLSPSSSPDAKPESAPTLSAEISKTWGSIQAFQEAFKKTLLGLQGSGWGWLVKDTHGLRIVTTKDQDPVVGGEVPIFGVDMWEHAYYLQYLNGKAAYVDNIWNVINWKTAEARFTGSREDAFKVLRASI, from the exons ATGTCTGTTGATACTTACTCTCTTCCGGCGTTGCCGTACGCCTACGAT GCCCTTGAGCCCAGCATCTCTGCTCAAATCATGGAACTTCACCACAGCAAGCATCACCAAGCTTACGTGACAAACCTCAACGCCGCGTTGAAGAACTACGCAACCGCTACTTCTACCAACGACATCGCCGGCCAGATCGCTCTGCAATCAGCCATCAAGTTCAACGGCGGCGGTCACATCAACCACTCTCTCTTCTGGGAGAATCTCAGCCCTTCTAGCTCTCCTGACGCCAAGCCCGAGAGTGCTCCTACACTCAGCGCTGAGATCTCAAAGACGTGGGGTAGCATTCAGGCGTTCCAGGAGGCGTTCAAGAAGACGCTGCTGGGACTGCAGGGTAGTGGTTGGGGATGGCTTGTTAAGGACACACATGGCCTTCGTATCGTCACGACGAAGGATCAGGATcctgttgttggaggagagGTTCCTatttttggtgttgatatgTGGGAGCATGCCTACTACCTCCAG TATCTTAACGGCAAGGCCGCCTACGTTGACAACATCTGGAACGTCATCAACTGGAAGACTGCCGAGGCTCGATTCACCGGCTCCCGCGAGGACGCCTTCAAAGTCCTCCGCGCCTCCATCTAA
- a CDS encoding hypothetical protein (MEROPS:MER0000474), whose translation MGNIPMPYIEESSERIVVLNGEVNDYMSASIVSQLLWLESDTPDKPITMYINSPGGSVTSGMAIYDTMTYIKSPVSTVCVGGAASMAAILLAGGEAGKRFSLPHSSIMIHQPLGGTRGQASDIMIYANQIQKTREQSNRIMQYHLNKAKGHEKYSLEEINDLMERDKYLSPEEALELGVIDEILTKRPESEQEKKEKEEKQGWADTPQTS comes from the exons ATGGGCAACATTCCCATGCCCTACATCGAGGAGTCGTCG GAACGTATCGTCGTCCTAAATGGTGAAGTTAACGATTACATGTCTGCTTCGATCGTGTCACAGCTGCTTTGGCTCGAGTCCGATACCCCCGATAAGCCGATCACGATGTACATCAACTCTCCCGGTGGTTCGGTCACCTCAG GAATGGCAATCTACGATACCATGACCTACATCAAGTCACCAGTATCAACAGTGTGTGTCGGCGGTGCCGCGTCAATGGCTGCAATCCTCCTTGCTGGGGGTGAAGCAGGCAAGCGATTCTCTCTCCCCCATAGCTCGATCATGATCCATCAACCACTCGGCGGCACTCGAGGACAGGCATCTGACATTATGATTTACGCAAACCAGATCCAGAAGACACGGGAGCAGTCGAATAGAATCATGCAGTATCACCTCAACAAGGCAAAAGGCCATGAGAAGTATTCTCTTGAGGAGATTAATGATCTAATGGAACGGGATAAATACTTGTCTCCTGAGGAAGCTTTGGAACTCGGAGTCATCGATGAGATTTTGACGAAGAGACCTGAGTCtgagcaagagaagaaagagaaagaggagaagcaggGCTGGGCCGATACACCCCAGACGAGTTAA
- a CDS encoding hypothetical protein (EggNog:ENOG41) produces the protein MCGPEFTNRPRGGALAALNPPINSISSNICGDLAFHTPGSPSSSRATHARLTPSEECSMKGFSDLYVVIHGDLTRNASECGLFRQFSLQTTSTSREYVELPLQGPLSLEVGGDGIIGRRVSVYSRLASGDKIVAEGIVGFNFMSQAAPEETSCPSSPSPSL, from the exons ATGTGCGGCCCAGAATTCACAAACAGACCTCGGGGCGGCGCTCTCGCAGCTCTCAATCCTCccatcaactccatctcatccaacATTTGCGGTGATCTCGCTTTCCACACTCCCGGAAGTCCTTCGAGCTCAAGAGCAACACACGCAAGACTCACTCCAAGTGAAGAGTGCAGTATGAAGGGCTTCTCCGACTTATACGTTGTCATTCA TGGTGACTTGACAAGAAACGCCAGCGAATGTGGACTCTTCCGCCAGTTTTCTCTCCAAACGACCTCGACATCTCGCGAGTATGTTGAGTTGCCGCTTCAAGGACCATTATCACTTGAGGTTGGCGGTGATGGAATCATAGGGAGACGCGTTTCAGTGTACTCACGGCTGGCTTCTGGAGACAAGATCGTTGCTGAAGGCATCGTGGGCTTCAATTTCATGAGCCAAGCAGCACCTGAGGAGACGTCTTGTCCTTCATCGCCGTCACCATCACTGTAG